Proteins encoded in a region of the Thunnus thynnus chromosome 8, fThuThy2.1, whole genome shotgun sequence genome:
- the akr1a1b gene encoding aldo-keto reductase family 1 member A1-B isoform X1 produces the protein MHSLKCQVLKQMLRRLCCDTGRLVLLRGMNDFAVLNTGRKMPLIGLGTWKSEPGKVKQAVIWALQSGYRHIDCAAIYGNEVEIGEALQETLGPDKALRREDVFITSKLWNTRHHPEDVEPSLLKTLKDLKLEYLDLYLIHWPYAFQRGDNPFPRKEDGTLLYDDIDYKLTWAAMEKLVGKGLVRAIGLSNFNSRQIDDILSVASIKPTVLQVESHPYLAQVELLAHCRDRGLVMTAYSPLGSPDRAWKHPDEPVLLNESMIATLAEKYKKSPAQIILRWQTQRGVVTIPKSVTESRIKENIQVFDFTLEPEEMKTITALNKGWRYIVPMIEVEGKRVPRDAGHPHYPFNDPY, from the exons ATGCATTCATTGAAATGTCAGGTGCTGAAACAGATGCTCCGTCGTTTGTGTTGTGACACCGGCCGGttg GTGCTTCTGAGAGGTATGAATGACTTTGCAGTTCTCAACACGGGGCGGAAGATGCCCCTCATCGGACTGGGAACATGGAAGAGTGAGCCAGGAAAG GTGAAACAAGCAGTTATTTGGGCCCTGCAGAGCGGGTATCGTCACATTGACTGTGCAGCCATCTATGGCAACGAGGTTGAGATTGGAGAGGCCCTTCAGGAGACACTAGGCCCCGACAAG GCTCTGAGACGAGAGGACGTATTCATCACATCCAAGCTGTGGAACACCCGACATCACCCGGAGGACGTGGAGCCGTCCCTCCTGAAGACCCTGAAGGACCTGAAACTGGAGTATCTGGACCTCTACCTCATCCACTGGCCCTATGCCTTTCA ACGAGGAGACAATCCTTTCCCTAGAAAGGAAGATGGCACCTTGCTGTATGACGACATTGACTACAAGCTGACCTGGGCTGCCATGGAGAAGTTGGTGGGGAAGGGCCTTGTCCGAGCCATCGGCCTGTCCAACTTCAACAGTCGGCAGATAGATGACATCCTGTCCGTCGCCAGCATCAAACCAACTGTCCTCCAG GTAGAGAGCCACCCCTACCTGGCCCAGGTAGAGCTGCTGGCCCACTGTCGGGACCGGGGCCTGGTGATGACGGCCTACAGCCCTCTTGGGTCTCCTGACCGGGCCTGGAAACATCCAGACGAACCTGTCTTGCTCAATGAGTCCATGATTGCCACCCTCGCAGAGAAATATAAAAAGTCCCCTGCTCAAATTATTCTCAG GTGGCAGACACAGCGAGGAGTGGTAACAATCCCCAAGAGTGTGACAGAGTCCCGTATCAAAGAGAATATTCAG GTGTTTGACTTTACCCTTGAACCAGAGGAGATGAAAACTATTACAGCATTAAACAAAGGCTGGCGCTACATTGTACCAATGATTGAA GTGGAAGGAAAGCGGGTTCCCAGGGATGCAGGACATCCTCACTACCCTTTCAACGACCCCTACTGA
- the c8h19orf44 gene encoding uncharacterized protein C19orf44 homolog isoform X2 — MWRRGGRSSALDRAQALLSGKRTSGGDGESTQGPTAKTPTHTGAVGVKPRSATSNAHTLLSDLSDLSSVSSASEHGVGVVGSADAEYHQRREGDPTKDPRPQSSLGGGGSRFLKKAPPPAINSSQSPIHKSQMQQVPEHRYVSSSQRGSQTAALRRLAQIESRIRSRKQAQEQEREGLKPAHNLTSDMGISPPPVVSQSLEAPVFLSVQSSSEESQKGKRFLKSKAAVAVDGSDTVAAAAGSPKSPDVGVRSRSRAADVSVPLVDLESKSVRIVNSVSLESDEEDMRKLLGNSLDSTDNSLLRPERPSSRRTGDKMLSRSSKRVHSTPPPAAVRPSSSSNTAPPRSPASPHRHSSPFRFTGQAQARFSPSMLSPSPPPSGLSSPRRAESPQRSLSSMSGHGEVLSLEELFPVEPEDPHSEMSLASSEDFKINVMTLDDLVPASLGFPEETPAKEGETKHIVPAAGSPNRHQQLPGLKEVGEEQQHQEDEVDYRSDFESESRTEPDYSASQVSEHLLGDGEQEEVVSEVREEAFESDVSHRRTEDDYSSTFSDTSRSCTSRTSDRSQRSLSRSRDSRSSRSSVSHSDWDSSRPSRKHASARKVLKETAVQTQPDPLAYTWSSGMATFGSAVGMTYMNPTPVTTHAISSETVEALSTFNPTAYALNEILKQHLAMTRRFIESSRHLHSSQLRNLEPPNYRYITLDDTKEYIRKRTPPKLTMEEALEEVLQEMKDYHSM; from the exons ATGTGGAGAAGAGGCGGTCGGAGCAGCGCTCTGGACCGAGCTCAGGCGCTGCTGTCCGGCAAGAGAACCAGCGGTGGAGACGGCGAGTCAACACAGGGGCCAACAGCCAAAACACCGACACATACA GGTGCTGTTGGGGTCAAACCCAGATCTGCTACCTCAAATGCACACACGTTATTGTCAGACCTGAGTGATCTGTCCTCAGTCAGCTCAGCTTCTGAGCATGGAGTTGGCGTTGTGGGATCTGCTGATGCTGAGTATCAccagagaagagagggagatcCTACCAAg GATCCCAGACCTCAGAGCTCtctaggaggaggagggagcaggTTCTTGAAGAAGGCTCCCCCACCTGCAATAAACAGCAGCCAGTCACCTATACACAAGAGCCAAATGCAGCAGGTCCCTGAACACAG ATATGTGTCGTCTTCCCAGCGTGGCTCCCAGACTGCTGCTTTGAGAAGACTGGCTCAAATTGAGAGCCGCATCCGCAGCCGGAAACAGGCTCAGGAACAGGAAAGAGAGGGGCTGAAACCTGCCCACAATCTAACCTCAGACATGGGGATCTCACCACCACCAGTAGTCTCCCAGTCCCTGGAGGCCCCTGTGTTTCTCTCAGTACAGTCCAGCAGTGAGGAGAGCCAGAAGGGGAAACGTTTCCTCAAGAGTAAGGCAGCTGTAGCTGTTGATGGTAGTGatactgttgcagctgctgctggGTCTCCAAAAAGCCCAGATGTTGGTGTCAGATCCAGGTCCAGAGCTGCTGATGTGTCTGTGCCTTTGGTGGATTTGGAGTCAAAGTCAGTGAGAATAGTAAACAGTGTGAGTCTAGAAAGTGATGAAGAGGACATGAGAAAACTGCTTGGGAACTCTTTGGATTCAACAGACAACAGCTTATTAAGACCAGAGAGACCCTCTTCCAGGAGAACGGGGGACAAG ATGTTGAGTAGAAGCAGTAAGAGGGTCCACTCCacacctcctcctgctgctgtccGTCCCTCATCATCCTCCAACACAGCACCGCCTCGCTCCCCTGCCTCTCCTCATCGCCACAGTTCTCCTTTTCGATTCACTGGCCAGGCTCAGGCCCGCTTCAGCCCCTCCATGCTGTCTCCATCCCCGCCTCCCTCTGGTCTCTCTTCTCCTCGCAGAGCTGAGAGTCCACAGCGTTCCCTCTCCTCCATGTCGGGTCATGGAGAGGTGCTCTCTTTGGAGGAGCTCTTCCCTGTTGAGCCGGAAGATCCCCACAGTGAGATGAGTTTAGCTTCCTCTGAAG ACTTCAAGATAAATGTGATGACATTAGATGACCTTGTCCCTGCTTCCCTCGGATTTCCTGAGGAAACACCAGCAAAGGAG GGAGAAACCAAACACATCGTCCCTGCTGCTGGATCCCCAAACAGACATCAACAGCTGCCAGGATTGAAGGAGGTTGGAGAGGAACAGCAGCATCAAGAGGACGAGGTGGACTACCGAAGTGACTTTGAGAGCGAGAGCAGGACAGAGCCAGATTACAGTGCCAGCCAGGTTTCAGAGCACCTGCTAGGAgatggagagcaggaggaggttGTATCAGAAGTCAGAGAGGAGGCCTTTGAGTCAGATGTGTCCCATAGGAGGACAGAAGACGATTACTCGAGCACTTTCTCAGACACAAGTCGCTCCTGCACCTCACGGACCTCAGATCGCAGTCAGAGATCACTCAGCAGAAGCAGAGACTCCAGATCCTCCAGATCTTCAGTATCACATAGTGACTGGGACTCATCTCGCCCATCGAGAAAGCATGCTTCAGCtagaaaagttttaaaagagACAGCTGTACAGACGCAGCCTGATCCACTGGCTTACACATGGTCATCCG gtATGGCTACTTTTGGCTCAGCAGTGGGCATGACCTATATGAATCCAACCCCAGTGACCACTCATGCTATCAGTTCAGAAACTGTGGAAG CCCTTAGCACCTTCAATCCAACTGCATATGCTCTCAATGAAATTCTGAAACAGCATCTCGCTATGACGAGACGCTTCATTGAAAGCAGCCGCCATCTGCACTCCAGCCAGCTGCGGAACCTGGAACCACCAAACTACAGATATATCACTCTGGATGACACTAAAGAG TACATCCGCAAGCGCACACCTCCCAAGCTGACAATGGAGGAAGCCTTAGAGGAGGTGCTGCAGGAGATGAAAGACTACCACTCTATGTAA
- the akr1a1b gene encoding aldo-keto reductase family 1 member A1-B isoform X2, with protein MNDFAVLNTGRKMPLIGLGTWKSEPGKVKQAVIWALQSGYRHIDCAAIYGNEVEIGEALQETLGPDKALRREDVFITSKLWNTRHHPEDVEPSLLKTLKDLKLEYLDLYLIHWPYAFQRGDNPFPRKEDGTLLYDDIDYKLTWAAMEKLVGKGLVRAIGLSNFNSRQIDDILSVASIKPTVLQVESHPYLAQVELLAHCRDRGLVMTAYSPLGSPDRAWKHPDEPVLLNESMIATLAEKYKKSPAQIILRWQTQRGVVTIPKSVTESRIKENIQVFDFTLEPEEMKTITALNKGWRYIVPMIEVEGKRVPRDAGHPHYPFNDPY; from the exons ATGAATGACTTTGCAGTTCTCAACACGGGGCGGAAGATGCCCCTCATCGGACTGGGAACATGGAAGAGTGAGCCAGGAAAG GTGAAACAAGCAGTTATTTGGGCCCTGCAGAGCGGGTATCGTCACATTGACTGTGCAGCCATCTATGGCAACGAGGTTGAGATTGGAGAGGCCCTTCAGGAGACACTAGGCCCCGACAAG GCTCTGAGACGAGAGGACGTATTCATCACATCCAAGCTGTGGAACACCCGACATCACCCGGAGGACGTGGAGCCGTCCCTCCTGAAGACCCTGAAGGACCTGAAACTGGAGTATCTGGACCTCTACCTCATCCACTGGCCCTATGCCTTTCA ACGAGGAGACAATCCTTTCCCTAGAAAGGAAGATGGCACCTTGCTGTATGACGACATTGACTACAAGCTGACCTGGGCTGCCATGGAGAAGTTGGTGGGGAAGGGCCTTGTCCGAGCCATCGGCCTGTCCAACTTCAACAGTCGGCAGATAGATGACATCCTGTCCGTCGCCAGCATCAAACCAACTGTCCTCCAG GTAGAGAGCCACCCCTACCTGGCCCAGGTAGAGCTGCTGGCCCACTGTCGGGACCGGGGCCTGGTGATGACGGCCTACAGCCCTCTTGGGTCTCCTGACCGGGCCTGGAAACATCCAGACGAACCTGTCTTGCTCAATGAGTCCATGATTGCCACCCTCGCAGAGAAATATAAAAAGTCCCCTGCTCAAATTATTCTCAG GTGGCAGACACAGCGAGGAGTGGTAACAATCCCCAAGAGTGTGACAGAGTCCCGTATCAAAGAGAATATTCAG GTGTTTGACTTTACCCTTGAACCAGAGGAGATGAAAACTATTACAGCATTAAACAAAGGCTGGCGCTACATTGTACCAATGATTGAA GTGGAAGGAAAGCGGGTTCCCAGGGATGCAGGACATCCTCACTACCCTTTCAACGACCCCTACTGA
- the LOC137188317 gene encoding protein shisa-like-2A: MSSDCESYYSKENVLVEGFTCPRADSDTTALFCCGFSDLKYCCDDPNSFFPYEYGYMWWLSLGALVGLSVAALVLLAFIITLCVLCYLFITTKPRGLDNGLPLRAPGSTSSPQGPGPSQTSAPTGPQGLRKHFLRGKLDCDNQPPDPDRLFQRCFMATVTSINVEGPA; the protein is encoded by the exons ATGAGCTCGGACTGCGAAAGTTATTACAGCAAAGAAAACGTGCTCGTGGAGGGCTTCACGTGTCCCAGAGCGGACAGTGACACCACGGCACTTTTCTGCTGCGGGTTCAGTGACTTGAAGTACTGTTGTGATGACCCCAACAGCTTTTTCCCATACGAATATGGATACATGTGGTGGTTAAG TCTTGGAGCTCTCGTGGGTCTCTCTGTGGCAGCGTTGGTTCTCCTTGCGTTCATCATCACTCTCTGTGTCCTCTGCTATCTGTTCATCACCACCAAACCCAGAGGTCTGGACAACGGGCTGCCGCTCCGAGCACCAG GCTCTACATCCAGTCCACAAGGACCAGGGCCGAGTCAGACCAGCGCCCCTACTGGCCCTCAAGGCCTTCGGAAACACTTCCTGAGAGGCAAGCTGGATTGTGACAACCAGCCACCGGACCCTGACCGCCTTTTCCAGCGCTGTTTCATGGCTACTGTCACATCTATCAATGTCGAGGGTCCTGCATAG
- the c8h19orf44 gene encoding uncharacterized protein C19orf44 homolog isoform X1 — MWRRGGRSSALDRAQALLSGKRTSGGDGESTQGPTAKTPTHTGAVGVKPRSATSNAHTLLSDLSDLSSVSSASEHGVGVVGSADAEYHQRREGDPTKDPRPQSSLGGGGSRFLKKAPPPAINSSQSPIHKSQMQQVPEHRYVSSSQRGSQTAALRRLAQIESRIRSRKQAQEQEREGLKPAHNLTSDMGISPPPVVSQSLEAPVFLSVQSSSEESQKGKRFLKSKAAVAVDGSDTVAAAAGSPKSPDVGVRSRSRAADVSVPLVDLESKSVRIVNSVSLESDEEDMRKLLGNSLDSTDNSLLRPERPSSRRTGDKMLSRSSKRVHSTPPPAAVRPSSSSNTAPPRSPASPHRHSSPFRFTGQAQARFSPSMLSPSPPPSGLSSPRRAESPQRSLSSMSGHGEVLSLEELFPVEPEDPHSEMSLASSEADFKINVMTLDDLVPASLGFPEETPAKEGETKHIVPAAGSPNRHQQLPGLKEVGEEQQHQEDEVDYRSDFESESRTEPDYSASQVSEHLLGDGEQEEVVSEVREEAFESDVSHRRTEDDYSSTFSDTSRSCTSRTSDRSQRSLSRSRDSRSSRSSVSHSDWDSSRPSRKHASARKVLKETAVQTQPDPLAYTWSSGMATFGSAVGMTYMNPTPVTTHAISSETVEALSTFNPTAYALNEILKQHLAMTRRFIESSRHLHSSQLRNLEPPNYRYITLDDTKEYIRKRTPPKLTMEEALEEVLQEMKDYHSM, encoded by the exons ATGTGGAGAAGAGGCGGTCGGAGCAGCGCTCTGGACCGAGCTCAGGCGCTGCTGTCCGGCAAGAGAACCAGCGGTGGAGACGGCGAGTCAACACAGGGGCCAACAGCCAAAACACCGACACATACA GGTGCTGTTGGGGTCAAACCCAGATCTGCTACCTCAAATGCACACACGTTATTGTCAGACCTGAGTGATCTGTCCTCAGTCAGCTCAGCTTCTGAGCATGGAGTTGGCGTTGTGGGATCTGCTGATGCTGAGTATCAccagagaagagagggagatcCTACCAAg GATCCCAGACCTCAGAGCTCtctaggaggaggagggagcaggTTCTTGAAGAAGGCTCCCCCACCTGCAATAAACAGCAGCCAGTCACCTATACACAAGAGCCAAATGCAGCAGGTCCCTGAACACAG ATATGTGTCGTCTTCCCAGCGTGGCTCCCAGACTGCTGCTTTGAGAAGACTGGCTCAAATTGAGAGCCGCATCCGCAGCCGGAAACAGGCTCAGGAACAGGAAAGAGAGGGGCTGAAACCTGCCCACAATCTAACCTCAGACATGGGGATCTCACCACCACCAGTAGTCTCCCAGTCCCTGGAGGCCCCTGTGTTTCTCTCAGTACAGTCCAGCAGTGAGGAGAGCCAGAAGGGGAAACGTTTCCTCAAGAGTAAGGCAGCTGTAGCTGTTGATGGTAGTGatactgttgcagctgctgctggGTCTCCAAAAAGCCCAGATGTTGGTGTCAGATCCAGGTCCAGAGCTGCTGATGTGTCTGTGCCTTTGGTGGATTTGGAGTCAAAGTCAGTGAGAATAGTAAACAGTGTGAGTCTAGAAAGTGATGAAGAGGACATGAGAAAACTGCTTGGGAACTCTTTGGATTCAACAGACAACAGCTTATTAAGACCAGAGAGACCCTCTTCCAGGAGAACGGGGGACAAG ATGTTGAGTAGAAGCAGTAAGAGGGTCCACTCCacacctcctcctgctgctgtccGTCCCTCATCATCCTCCAACACAGCACCGCCTCGCTCCCCTGCCTCTCCTCATCGCCACAGTTCTCCTTTTCGATTCACTGGCCAGGCTCAGGCCCGCTTCAGCCCCTCCATGCTGTCTCCATCCCCGCCTCCCTCTGGTCTCTCTTCTCCTCGCAGAGCTGAGAGTCCACAGCGTTCCCTCTCCTCCATGTCGGGTCATGGAGAGGTGCTCTCTTTGGAGGAGCTCTTCCCTGTTGAGCCGGAAGATCCCCACAGTGAGATGAGTTTAGCTTCCTCTGAAG CAGACTTCAAGATAAATGTGATGACATTAGATGACCTTGTCCCTGCTTCCCTCGGATTTCCTGAGGAAACACCAGCAAAGGAG GGAGAAACCAAACACATCGTCCCTGCTGCTGGATCCCCAAACAGACATCAACAGCTGCCAGGATTGAAGGAGGTTGGAGAGGAACAGCAGCATCAAGAGGACGAGGTGGACTACCGAAGTGACTTTGAGAGCGAGAGCAGGACAGAGCCAGATTACAGTGCCAGCCAGGTTTCAGAGCACCTGCTAGGAgatggagagcaggaggaggttGTATCAGAAGTCAGAGAGGAGGCCTTTGAGTCAGATGTGTCCCATAGGAGGACAGAAGACGATTACTCGAGCACTTTCTCAGACACAAGTCGCTCCTGCACCTCACGGACCTCAGATCGCAGTCAGAGATCACTCAGCAGAAGCAGAGACTCCAGATCCTCCAGATCTTCAGTATCACATAGTGACTGGGACTCATCTCGCCCATCGAGAAAGCATGCTTCAGCtagaaaagttttaaaagagACAGCTGTACAGACGCAGCCTGATCCACTGGCTTACACATGGTCATCCG gtATGGCTACTTTTGGCTCAGCAGTGGGCATGACCTATATGAATCCAACCCCAGTGACCACTCATGCTATCAGTTCAGAAACTGTGGAAG CCCTTAGCACCTTCAATCCAACTGCATATGCTCTCAATGAAATTCTGAAACAGCATCTCGCTATGACGAGACGCTTCATTGAAAGCAGCCGCCATCTGCACTCCAGCCAGCTGCGGAACCTGGAACCACCAAACTACAGATATATCACTCTGGATGACACTAAAGAG TACATCCGCAAGCGCACACCTCCCAAGCTGACAATGGAGGAAGCCTTAGAGGAGGTGCTGCAGGAGATGAAAGACTACCACTCTATGTAA